From the Gallaecimonas kandeliae genome, one window contains:
- a CDS encoding integrase core domain-containing protein, translating into MPAYKTGKRTQQYSLEFKKKAVLWSHEPHRSVKEVAEALDIPTFMYGIHHSMDRTGQCTDNAEVESFFKTLKAELIHDSQFSTIDLLRQQVGHYIQHF; encoded by the coding sequence ATGCCTGCCTACAAGACCGGAAAACGGACCCAGCAGTACAGCCTGGAGTTCAAGAAGAAAGCCGTGCTGTGGAGCCATGAGCCCCACCGCAGCGTCAAGGAAGTGGCCGAGGCGCTGGACATTCCCACTTTCATGTACGGCATTCACCACAGCATGGACCGCACAGGACAATGCACGGATAATGCGGAAGTGGAATCGTTCTTCAAGACGCTAAAAGCCGAACTGATCCACGATAGCCAGTTCAGCACTATCGATTTACTGCGCCAACAGGTTGGCCATTACATCCAGCATTTTTAA